A region of the Pseudodesulfovibrio sp. JC047 genome:
GAATGACACTGAAAAACCGAAACCACCCAGTAATGCGGCACCGGACAGCTCCCTCCGAAAGGAACCGTTAGGCTGTATGGTTTTCAATCCCCCATATGGCGAGGACAAAGATACTGACCGAACAGGCCAAGCCGCCATAAAACACGGCGTCCATGCCAAACAGCGAATAAAGTATGCCCATGAGCAGCGGTGCAATGGTCTGGGCCAGCCGCAACAGCAAGCCGTTTGCCGCCATAAAGGCTCCCCGTTGTTCCATGGGAGCGATGGTCGTCAGCATGGTCATGATGGTCGGAATATTCAATCCTTGCGCCAAGCCAAAAAGGATGACGGGAATCACGACATACCATATGCCCGCAGAAACCGGGACAAGCACCATGGACAGACCATAGAGAAAGGCAGCCGCACACAGGAGTTTCCGTTGACCAAACCGTTCTGCGAGTCGCCCGAGCTGAAAGGAAGCAAGGCCAGAAAAGCCTGAAGACAACAGAAAGACCATTCCGATTGACGCTGGAGATGCCCCAAATCGGGAATCCAGCAACAACGCCATATAGGTCACGATCGGCCCATAGAGAATGGTAAATGTCAGCAATGTCGTGGCAAACAGAGAAAGGACCTGTCTGGTTTTCATCTGCCGGTACGCCCCGACCATGTATTCCTTGAAACTCCCGCCACCGCTGGGTTCCGGGGTCTTCATATGCAGAACAATGACCACGCCGAGCGGAATCGCCAAAAGGGGCAGCAGAAAGGGATAATTCCATCCCAAAAGTGCCAACACACCGCCCAAGGCCGGGAATCCCGCCGTGCCCATGGCCAGCATGGACGCATTGTATCCCATGGCCCGACCGCGCTCTCTTCCTTGATATAAATCACCGATGAGAATGCCGTATAACACCCCGAGCGGCGCGGCTCCAACTCCTTGGAAAAACCGCAAAATCAGCAGTTGCTCAATAGTCTGAACAAAAAAACAGGCGCACCCGAAACCACCAAAAATGAACAGGGACGGAACCAGCACGACCTTTCTTCCCACCCGGTCAGCCAGAATACCGACCAGCGGGGCAAAGAGGACACCCGGCAAGGTGAAAACGGAAATAACCAGTCCGATTTTCGCCGGGGTAAAATGCAGCCCGGTCATGATGTCAGGCAGTGCTGGAATAATACTAGAGACACCGAGGACGGCAATCAACGTCACACCGAAAACAAGGTGCAAGTCCTTGTCGAGATATATTTTTCGCATAAAATCCGGCTAAATAGCTGCGTCGAGCAGCAGGTTGTCCCGATGGACCGCCTCAGCAAAGGCAAGAGGACCGAGAATTGAAGCGAGTTCGTGAGTATGTTTTCCCTTGATCTGCCGAAGTTCATCCGCAGAGAAATTCGATTGACCGACGCCGATATCCTCACCGTCAAGCGTCTTGATGAAAATCAAGGCACCGCGGTCGAAACAGCCGTCCACCTCGCTGATCCCGATGGGAAGCAGAGACTTGCCTTTGCTCAAAAGCGCGGTCGCTGCGCCCTTGTCCACCCGGACCGCTCCCGCAGGGTCATCATGGTAGGCGAGCCAGAATTTCTTGCTCGACACACTGTGTTCACGCGGCAGGACAAGGGTTCCGGCAGTATCATTTTCCAATGCCCGCCGGATATCGAATTCGCCTTTGCCGGACACGATAAACGTTGGCACGCCCAGTTGCGCAGCGCGTCGAGCGGCCCGCAATTTCGAATACATGCCGCCCGTCCCCACGGTGGTTTTCCCGTCACACATGGATTCCAGATCAAGCGCGCAAATATCCTTGATAGTCGGCAGAGACCGGGCCTCTGGGTTCGTATCCGGGTTCATGTCAAAAACCCCATCCGCCGAGGTCAGATTGATAAACAGATCCGCACCGATCAGTCCGATGCACATGGCTCCGAGCGTATCGTTGTCACCGAATTCCAATTCACGGGTAGACACGGTATCGTTTTCGTTGATGATGGGAATGACACCCCACTCGAACAAACGCTCCATGGTGTTCCGTGCATTGAGGAACCGGCGACGGAATTTCAGTCCGCTTCGCGTGAGCAACATCTGCGCCGTCACCTTGCCATGTGCGGCAAAGGCTTCATCATAATCGTGCATGAGTCGCCCCTGCCCAACCGCAGAGGCCGCCTGACGCGACGCCATATCCTTATAGTCTTTCCCGTGCTTGTGGGCACTTTCGGCAATTCGCTGCCGACCGGCAGCCACAGCACCGGAGGTGACCAGCACCACGTCCATTCCCGCGTCACTCAACGCGGACAATTGCGCGGCCAGACGCTCGATCGCAGCAGGATTCAACCCGTGGCCCGATGTGACCACAGCGGAACCGACTTTCACCACGACACGTCGAACTTTGCCAAGCAGAGAGTGTCTCTGTACCTCATTTTTCGTCATGGAGGCACGGTACAGCAACACACCCGGTTTGAAAAGTCTTCGGAACAAGGTTCTAGGGGAGCGCTTCGAGCAGCGGGCCTGAAGGGGTAAAGGGGGGTTTCTTTTCTTGATTGAAGATTGAAAGAAAAGAAAAGAGATAAGGAAAAAATCTCATCTTTCCTTGTTTATTGAGCGTTGTGCGCTGCGCGGTGGGGAGTCATTCAGAATTATTCCAAAGGTTTCGCCTTTACAACGACGAGGGGGTGTTCCGGCGGCGGTTATTTTTTTCATTAAAGAACAAAGAAAAATCACAAGGAAAAGACCCAATTTTTCGTTTTTATTGAGTGTAGTGCGCTACGCGGTGGGGAGTTATTCGAAATTATTTCAAAGGTTTCGCCTTTACGGCGACCTGCTTTTTGCGAGGCGGCAAAAAGGAGGCATATATGGACCCGCCCATTTGGCAAGTGCTTTTTTGTTGGCAACGCAGAATCGAATGCTGTCATATATTCGGCCTATACTCTTGATATGGCCCTGATGGATTCCGCGCCTCGGCTCCTCATCAAAAAGGCGGCTCTTTATGGCCGTTGCCTCCTCCAGGTTTTGCCGAGGCCGGTTCGACCTGTTTGCCATCAATCGGCTTGTTGCATTGTCTGGCGGTTATGCAAATTTGTATTCTTCGTCTCTGGCCAACATCGCCCAGCCTATGCGAGCCATTTTATTGGCCCATGCAACCGAGGCTCGCCCGTTGCCCCTTCGCTCCATGAGTCCCGACAGCCACTGACTCCTTTTGTCGGATCTTCTCCCGCAATGGCGTAAGAATGCTCTCCCTCCATGGATAAGTAGTGTGCGCAAATAGGTATTGCCTCGTTTACTGATCCTTCCAAGCCGTTGGTTGTTACCGGATGAATGTTGTCTGGGGACCAGCCCAAGCCAAGCTGC
Encoded here:
- a CDS encoding MFS transporter is translated as MRKIYLDKDLHLVFGVTLIAVLGVSSIIPALPDIMTGLHFTPAKIGLVISVFTLPGVLFAPLVGILADRVGRKVVLVPSLFIFGGFGCACFFVQTIEQLLILRFFQGVGAAPLGVLYGILIGDLYQGRERGRAMGYNASMLAMGTAGFPALGGVLALLGWNYPFLLPLLAIPLGVVIVLHMKTPEPSGGGSFKEYMVGAYRQMKTRQVLSLFATTLLTFTILYGPIVTYMALLLDSRFGASPASIGMVFLLSSGFSGLASFQLGRLAERFGQRKLLCAAAFLYGLSMVLVPVSAGIWYVVIPVILFGLAQGLNIPTIMTMLTTIAPMEQRGAFMAANGLLLRLAQTIAPLLMGILYSLFGMDAVFYGGLACSVSIFVLAIWGIENHTA
- the proB gene encoding glutamate 5-kinase encodes the protein MTKNEVQRHSLLGKVRRVVVKVGSAVVTSGHGLNPAAIERLAAQLSALSDAGMDVVLVTSGAVAAGRQRIAESAHKHGKDYKDMASRQAASAVGQGRLMHDYDEAFAAHGKVTAQMLLTRSGLKFRRRFLNARNTMERLFEWGVIPIINENDTVSTRELEFGDNDTLGAMCIGLIGADLFINLTSADGVFDMNPDTNPEARSLPTIKDICALDLESMCDGKTTVGTGGMYSKLRAARRAAQLGVPTFIVSGKGEFDIRRALENDTAGTLVLPREHSVSSKKFWLAYHDDPAGAVRVDKGAATALLSKGKSLLPIGISEVDGCFDRGALIFIKTLDGEDIGVGQSNFSADELRQIKGKHTHELASILGPLAFAEAVHRDNLLLDAAI
- a CDS encoding transposase; the encoded protein is AAWLGLVPRQHSSGNNQRLGRISKRGNTYLRTLLIHGGRAFLRHCGRRSDKRSQWLSGLMERRGNGRASVAWANKMARIGWAMLARDEEYKFA